In Mangifera indica cultivar Alphonso chromosome 7, CATAS_Mindica_2.1, whole genome shotgun sequence, the genomic window ACACTGGTTTTACCATACGTATACACCATAATCGACGATCACGAGTAAACAATCAGGTTATTGGTCAAGATTTTGTTTGCTCAAAAGAGGGTTTTCGTGCAAAAAAGTATGTGTACAGAAAAGACAGAGTTCTTCCCCCACCACCTATCACCCGAGAGGGCTGTCAAGCAATGGTAAGGCTAGCTTTAAGAGATGGAGTAAAATGGGTTATAACCAAATTTGTTGAAGAGCACAATCATAAACTAATGAGTCCCAGTAAAGTTCCACGGCGTGGATCGGGGAAACTCTTAGTTAGTGAGGTATGtttgtgaatgattttaatgatTCTTATGTGTGACCAAATTCTTATGATATTATTGCAGTTGAGATAATTCATGTTTTTGAATGTGAAAGAACTGTGATCTTATTGAAGTCATTGGAATTGCAAAGTTTCATTTTTGCTATAACTAAAACTGAAATGTTTAGGATGTTTGTAGAGAATCCAATTCTAAAAGATGCAATTTGTTTCAGTGTGCTTTTAAAGTTGATCTAGTGATTGtgctattttattaaaatccaGCATAACTCTATTAGTGCAAAGGATTAGGTTAGTTCTTATATAAACTTGCTGAAATCCATGCTGGTATAACATTTAAACCCAGAGTGTCCATAAAATCTTAGCTTCTATGCCGACACCTCTGCTAGATGCAAGAAAGCAAACTTTGGAGATATATTGTTACAACTATTCATTGGGTGATTCAGCtggaaaacaataataataatttttgttttggtgagaagagaataaaaaaacatGGAATTGTGGGATAAAGCTTGCCTTAAGGCTCATTGggaatcttctttttcttcattcacCTGACTCTACAAAGGACTACTGTGTTGagacatttttcataatttcttatttctaaaaaggaaagaaaaaaatggggAGGGGCTATAGGGTTGATTTATATAGTTTGTTGTTCATCTTGGAGCAAGGTTAGCATATTACTGTTTATATAGGACAGTTTCTTGGCTCTAAGTTTTTCTATACTtcatgtatacattttttttggtaagttcctctaaagaaatttatatttaaaaaaaaaaatacaatgctTATGGTTTTTTGTATGATTTATGGTATAAAGAATTTATAGTTTTCAGTGAGGTGATTTGCTTGTACCACATTTTTTTCCTGGAAGTTGACATTATGGTTCTATGAACATAATAGCATTTTCTTGATTTATTGACATTGCTTGATTGGTATCTGAACTTTTACacatttcattttcatcattcTTTTAATGATTGTGTTGAATTACTGTAATGACCGAAGAATTCACCccaaatctaaaattttgttagGATGACAAGGATAAGAGAATCCGGGAACTATCACTTGAGTTGTACAACGAGAGACAAAAATGTAAACGACGATGTGCTGCATACGAAGAGCAATTAAATATGATTCTGAAAGATTTAGAGAATCACACAGAGCATATATCAAACAAAGTTGCTGATGTAGTGCAGAGCATCAGGGAAATCGAGGAAATGTCCGAGGACTCAGAAAGCGATTAGAGTTGGCACATCTTGTACCATATCTTCAGCCTCTTGCATTCCTTGTTTCCCCAAGACTGGCAGTATGGTCTGACTTATCACTCTCAGGTGCCGGATTCTTAACTCCTGAAATTCACCTTTGGTCCATGCTCAAGTAATCATTTCAGATGAATAAAATTCAAGATTCCTAAATGGGATCATGTTTACCTTGGATGATCACTGGCTAGAGTTCAAACAAGGCTATGCTTTGCTTAGATGATTATTGAATTGCAGATTTTGTACTACTCGCAAATTATAATTCTCATTAAATCTATTTTTTGAATGCTTACAATCTTTTCTCAAGGATTTTCAGTTCTGTCATTGCCTAATGTTTTGGTCAAAAAGCTTTCAAGAGAATCTTTGAGAGTTTAGTCCCTTAAAggttgtgtttggttaaagcgGTAAAAAGATTACTTAGgtaatctttcttttattatttatgatactTTATTTggtgtaagtaataaaatattctgataattttttattatcaataaaagtaaggtgagattaaaagattatcaatataattttgattttattataattatatctttattaattttttaataaaaaataattttgattaatataataaataacatgaaaatattttagaataattatatttgagaatatttaaataaaataatatgttttaactaaatatgataattatttttatatattaatttttattagggttggattcgagccgagtcagTTCGAGCCGAAACGAGTCGGGTTCTgttcggctcgatcgagctcgagctggctcggcttggcagggcagatttttttaaaaattttttatacaaaacgacgtcgttttgatccatatatatacacaaaacgatgtcgttttgatatgaaaaatgagccgaactcgagccgagtcgagttcagctcgaatcgagctcgagccgaacttgagccatccctaaataaagcgagccgagcccaagctcggctcgggtcgaatccagccctaatttttatcaaatttaataataatttgtactaattaattgattaagtaATCTATGACCAAATGCATCCTTGGTAGACCTGGTCATCGGCTGGTTTGGCCCATGAATCAGATCAAAATTAGTTCAGATAAAACCAAAATTGGAATCGATAAAATCGAAACCAGCCTAAACCGGATTCTAAaggtttgattttggtttatttagttttgaatcGTAGAACCGTTGGTTTATATCCAGTTTATGAACTGACGGTTCAAATCTTATGAATcgaaacttttaaatttttttgaatttttttatttttaaaattttaaaaaggggcAACAACGGTTTCTTGCATTTACAGGGGACCATTTGTTCCCTACAAAATAaatgcaggggaccgttggtcccctgcatattttagaaattttgtaCGGGTTCAAAAATCCGTTtcaacccccccccccccccccaaaagaattttagcatttatgGTGTTTAATGACCGACATACAacagataatatttataaagtaattaaaagaatattagaataatatatattagtttttaaaatttcatttgataatgtgGCTGCAAATACAACTTCAATTactgatttaataaaaatttgcaagtccaatttaggtggtagattttttcatattagatgtgcatgtcatgtataaaatttatgtgtacaagatagtttaaaatgtcttaataattatattagtccaataaaaacaataatttcatttttatggacacatccgcaaactatgaaagaatgaggtaaattttataaactacaTAATAGAAAGTCAGAAAGATTTCTTAAAAATGTGTCGACTCGTTggaatttaatatatgaattacttaatgagtcttttgattataagGAATTATTGTGtacatttatttcacaaaatgtgtcACAAATTACATTATATTCCCAATATTGGGATGTTTGtaagacaattttaaatgtactaagaaattttaataatgcaacttatactttaagtgaggtttattttcttacttcttatttgtttttaaatgaagcccttaatattattgagactttacaagaagccgaaaaagatgttattttaaaagaaactatttttttaatgaaaacaaaattgttaacTTACTATAAAGAAATTCCAGAAATTTATcttgttacttttttttaatcatatgtttaaattagatggtattgcaaattatttaacattatattatgaatgcaaGCAATTAGATTgtgaagttaatattttattaactataactactattatgaatttaattaaagaaacttatgttgaatattcattagTTTATGGTAACCaagatggttttttttttctttctaccacctattgccccatcatcaacccaaaatattagttatggtgatcgtattatgatgcaaaaggGCAAAAAACCAAGAGAAACATCAgactccacctcggagcttgatatttatttaaccactacttttgagtttggtgacaataatattagtaaagactttctagttttagaatggtggagtcgacatgcatcaacttttccaacattagcaactattgctaaacaagtcctAGCAGCACCAGTATCAACTATCGCAATAAAACAACTTTTAATCAAGGGAGTAATATATTGGACGAAAGACAATCAAGTTTAGCTCTCGAATCTATTAAAGCTCAAGTATGTGTAGACTATTGGACAAGAGtcgaattacgccaacaagatatgacagtggacttcaatgaagaacctcttgatttaactacggatagttcgatgacgagaGTCAGTAGTCAAGATAGTGGACGTGAATGATAAGATAAGGGGGTACCATCGGCTATCAGATACAGGAAAGTAAGAGAATTGCATACGCtttaattcttctaaaccccaagaggatacgtaggaagcttaattgaaaaattaagtccaagccttttttatttctttatttttaattattataattattaattaaaaaaataaattgggctatgtattaaaattgacagttcaatattaattttgaatcgaAGCCATGAATCGAAATTGTCGATTCTGAATCGATCACAAATTGTCCTATAATGTTTTCAATTCaaagttcttatttttttgaatcatGAACCGGTGGTTCCAAACCGAAACCACCAGTTTATGAACCATGCCCATGACTAATCCCTAGGGTAAATACATAGGAGGGCAAAATCAAGGATTTGATCCCAAGATTTgactatttttataaataagttaagtttaaacaaatctaaacatttgagtttgaatatgtttgaattgaatttaaagttaatcaaattgaatttaagtattaatttattaattttaaactaaatcttTTGCATTTTAATTGATCTTAAACTAACTCTTTTATCCTTGAGTCAATCTCAAATCAAGTGTTGATTGGAtttaatttagatcaaatctaaCATAAagcaatcatataattatatctccTAAGTGACCTTACTAATTGTAAttgtttttagaaaaaattataaccTAAGATTATCAAAACCTGAAACAATCAGTAAAATTATGTAAACTTAAAGATGATATCAATTTAGATACAATGGATTATGTGAcgtcatgtgattaaatgattttaattcaattacGAACTAACACTGATCAGATAATAATACCAAGGAATGCAAAATCAGACCTAACTGGCCAATCGAACTGGTTGGACTGTGAACCAAAATTGTAGACGAGTACTATAGAAGAAGGAACCGTTTTAACTTTAGAATTGAGTTGGACCGCAATCGAACCGTTGGTTCGGACCTGAACCACAATCCAACCCAGTTTAGACTATTTTCGATTCAAGGTtttgcatataaaataaaatttgttttcgtttctactttcttcttccttgttgtgCACGCAGCAGAAGTATAGTTCCTACAGGCGGCGACATCGTCCAACTTCTCTCCGGTGATTCAGCTCTTTCCGATGACAGTTTAAACGTCTGCCGACGACGACGTCCAAGGGTGTTGGATTCAATCACAGGCTCACAAGATAAGAGTATCTAGGGCTATATTTAGAACCTTTCACGACAACTTCCCAGGCTCTAACAGCTGCTGACAACGACAAGTTCTTGTTGCTACTATGACCAGCGATTATACATAAACAACAATGACTGCAAACTGGTCTTTTGTAAGGCATTGTGAACTGTTTGTTTATATTTGGAAATTTGTTTGAAGTTCAAACTTTGAACTTCAAAGTTCCTTGCGTTTGCTGTGATTATTACTATTTGTTTAAACttcaaactatatataatatatagtttataatattaagCCTGATTATTACTATTTGCAAGGATCAGCGAGCAATACTATTTAAAAGTgtaccaaaaaaattatattacataatttacttaaattacTATTGATGACTTAGCCAACAACACTGTTTATAATTATGTAAGcacaattttataaactttatatattgttttgaaGTTCAAACAGTATTTAAATTAAGTCTGTTTGTGTTTTATAaaaggtttgttgaaattaaaAGGTTTGTTTTATATACTATTTGTTTCAACTCTAAAGCATATTGTATagtgtttttcaaaattttttcttctaataatGTGGTCAAATAGTGTACACTAAATTAAcattgtgatattttaaattttaaattaacaggTTTTAGCTTTTGGTGCTTGTCAATTTGTGTTATGGCTTTGGTGCTTGTCAATTTGTGTTAtgattttttgtgtttaataataggtcaatttgttattgttaatttgtaattaacttattgtttttgtcaatttaatatgttattattaatttttaattgacttattgataatttgtaattttattatgtatctgTATTAGATGTCTGAAACTGAATGTATTTCATTCGTAATGTGATTAGTTTCCAAGAATTTGAAAGTTGACTATCAAATTTCTATAAtact contains:
- the LOC123221907 gene encoding protein FAR1-RELATED SEQUENCE 5-like isoform X2, whose product is MDNQTSFGFDSDESELDVQAESFDDGIMEDDFSKNFEIFVAEDKKITEQPDEHLSVISETLKPYTGMEFNSRDEAKEFYAAYGRHTGFTIRIHHNRRSRVNNQVIGQDFVCSKEGFRAKKYVYRKDRVLPPPPITREGCQAMVRLALRDGVKWVITKFVEEHNHKLMSPSKVPRRGSGKLLVSEDDKDKRIRELSLELYNERQKCKRRCAAYEEQLNMILKDLENHTEHISNKVADVVQSIREIEEMSEDSESD
- the LOC123221907 gene encoding protein FAR1-RELATED SEQUENCE 5-like isoform X1, with product MTCHLCSWSIMDNQTSFGFDSDESELDVQAESFDDGIMEDDFSKNFEIFVAEDKKITEQPDEHLSVISETLKPYTGMEFNSRDEAKEFYAAYGRHTGFTIRIHHNRRSRVNNQVIGQDFVCSKEGFRAKKYVYRKDRVLPPPPITREGCQAMVRLALRDGVKWVITKFVEEHNHKLMSPSKVPRRGSGKLLVSEDDKDKRIRELSLELYNERQKCKRRCAAYEEQLNMILKDLENHTEHISNKVADVVQSIREIEEMSEDSESD